In the genome of Saccopteryx leptura isolate mSacLep1 chromosome 10, mSacLep1_pri_phased_curated, whole genome shotgun sequence, one region contains:
- the LOC136382580 gene encoding LOW QUALITY PROTEIN: C-C chemokine receptor type 1-like (The sequence of the model RefSeq protein was modified relative to this genomic sequence to represent the inferred CDS: inserted 1 base in 1 codon), with translation MELPTSTVDWDRTTELDHGDTTKCQKEHLQSFVAQVLSLLYSLVFVIGLVGNILVVLVLLQHKRLKNMTSIYLLNLAISDLLFLFTLPFWIHYYRTDNWVFGDVMCELLSGLYYVGLYSEIFFVILLTIDRYLAIVHAVFALRVRTVTFGIITSVVSWVLASLAAIPDFFVSESQDEFNRSSHTVYFPLECYKPGKGILTLTLNILGLVLPLVIMIVCYTGIIKILFRRPNERKSKAVRLTFVIMIIFFLFRTPFNLTLSIYAFEDTLLIYNCEQKKQLLLTFQVTELIAYMHSCVNPIIYVFVGERFREYLHESFHRLLSLSLGKWLPFXHTENQHRASSMSPSSGEQELFNGF, from the exons ATGGAACTTCCAACCAGTACAGTGGACTGGGACAGGACCACAGAATTGGACCATGGGGACACAACCAAATGCCAGAAAGAACACTTGCAGTCTTTTGTAGCTCAGGTGCTGTCCCTTTTGTACTCCCTGGTATTTGTCATTGGCCTGGTTGGCAACATCCTGGTGGTCCTGGTCCTCTTGCAACACAAGAGGCTCAAGAACATGACCAGCATCTACCTTCTCAACCTGGCCATTTCTGACTTGCTCTTCCTCTTCACGCTGCCCTTCTGGATTCACTACTATCGGACAGATAACTGGGTGTTCGGCGATGTCATGTGCGAGTTGCTGTCGGGGCTTTATTACGTAGGTCTGTACAGCGAGATCTTCTTCGTCATCCTGCTGACCATCGACAGGTACCTGGCCATCGTCCATGCTGTGTTTGCCCTGCGGGTCCGGACCGTCACATTTGGTATCATCACCAGCGTAGTCAGCTGGGTCCTGGCCAGCCTGGCTGCCATCCCAGACTTTTTCGTTTCTGAGTCCCAGGATGAGTTCAATCGTTCCTCCCACACTGTTTATTTCCCTCTTGAATGCTACAAACCTGGGAAAGGGATCCTGACTCTGACACTGAACATCCTGGGGCTGGTCTTGCCTCTGGTGATCATGATCGTCTGCTACACGGGGATCATAAAGATTCTGTTCAGACGGCCCAATGAGAGGAAGTCCAAAGCCGTCCGTCTGACTTTTGTCATCATgatcatcttttttctctttaggaCGCCCTTCAATCTGACTCTGTCTATTTATGCTTTTGAAGACACTTTATTGATCTATAACTGTGAGCAGAAGAAACAGCTACTCCTGACCTTTCAAGTGACAGAGTTGATTGCCTACATGCACTCCTGTGTCAACCCCATTATCTATGTCTTTGTTGGTGAGAGGTTCCGTGAGTACCTACATGAGTCGTTCCACAGGCTACTGTCTCTGAGCCTGGGGAAATGGCTCCCCT TCCACACAGAGAACCAGCACAGGGCCAGCTCCATGTCCCCATCCTCAGGGGAGCAAGAACTCTTTAATGGGTTCTGA